In Zingiber officinale cultivar Zhangliang chromosome 1A, Zo_v1.1, whole genome shotgun sequence, a genomic segment contains:
- the LOC122019884 gene encoding rust resistance kinase Lr10-like yields the protein MSSTPSPSSNGDSSPAVAIVTSIVGAIVVIAVTYFILRCMLIRMRLRYGDGRRASGDPEQPTATVPATTLDSRIGTEPVEKFLKDILKEKPMRFTPQDLENFTQNYGQVLGSGGFGVVYKGQFLNGLPMAVKLLNSAMSKRAEEQFVAEIGTIGRTYHINLVKLYGFCFDKSVKALVYEYMENGSLDKYLFNDDQRIEWGKLHEIAVGTAKGIRYLHEECQQKIVHYDIKPANVLLTANFTPKVADFGLAKFCDREGISSVTTLTGARGTPGYAAPELWMPIPVTHKCDVYSFGMLLFEILGRRRNLSVLGTEQSQELEWFPLLVWTKFEEGNMESIISSCGIGEKDREKAERMCQVALWCVQYKPEERPAMNSVVRMLEGEQEIVPPTHPFHYMTSVSASSVSGITSGTAVTDSTGIDDSNSSSVLERPLI from the exons ATGTCGAGCACTCCTAGTCCTAGCTCAAATGGAGACTCATCACCAGCCGTGGCTATAG TAACATCAATCGTTGGTGCCATAGTAGTGATCGCAGTAACTTACTTCATCTTGAGATGCATGCTGATCAGGATGAGATTGAGATACGGGGATGGACGGCGAGCATCGGGAGATCCAGAGCAACCTACTGCGACAGTCCCTGCCACCACTTTGGACTCCAGAATCGGAACCGAACcagtagaaaaatttctcaaagACATCTTGAAAGAGAAACCCATGAGGTTTACCCCGCAAGACCTCGAAAATTTCACCCAGAACTACGGCCAAGTATTGGGCTCCGGCGGCTTCGGAGTCGTCTATAAAGGCCAGTTCCTCAACGGCCTACCCATGGCAGTCAAGCTCCTCAACTCCGCCATGAGCAAGCGGGCGGAGGAGCAGTTCGTGGCGGAAATCGGTACCATTGGCAGAACTTACCACATCAACTTGGTCAAACTTTACGGCTTCTGCTTCGACAAGTCAGTGAAAGCGCTGGTGTACGAGTACATGGAGAACGGATCGCTGGACAAGTATCTGTTCAACGACGACCAAAGGATCGAGTGGGGGAAGCTGCACGAGATCGCGGTGGGCACGGCGAAGGGAATCCGATACCTGCACGAGGAATGCCAACAGAAGATCGTGCACTACGACATAAAACCGGCCAACGTCCTGCTCACCGCAAACTTCACGCCCAAGGTGGCGGACTTCGGCCTGGCCAAGTTCTGCGACCGGGAGGGGATCAGCTCGGTGACGACGCTGACCGGAGCTCGGGGGACGCCAGGGTACGCAGCGCCTGAACTATGGATGCCGATTCCCGTGACGCATAAATGCGACGTCTACAGCTTCGGGATGCTGCTGTTTGAGATCCTGGGGAGGAGGAGGAACCTGTCGGTACTGGGAACGGAGCAGAGCCAGGAATTGGAATGGTTCCCGCTGTTGGTGTGGACAAAGTTTGAGGAGGGGAATATGGAGAGTATCATATCGTCTTGTGGGATTGGGGAGAAGGATAGGGAGAAAGCAGAGAGGATGTGTCAGGTGGCCTTGTGGTGCGTTCAGTATAAGCCGGAGGAGAGGCCGGCGATGAACAGTGTGGTGAGGATGCTTGAAGGGGAGCAAGAAATTGTGCCGCCTACACACCCATTTCACTATATGACTTCCGTCTCTGCGAGTTCTGTTTCAGGGATCACGAGCGGCACGGCAGTTACCGATAGCACAGGGATTGATGATAGCAATTCGTCTTCAGTTCTAGAAAGGCCATTAATTTag